The Roseococcus microcysteis genome contains a region encoding:
- a CDS encoding phage tail tube protein — translation MPRAIGANSRLLMIPEDTYGTAPGGNWRRVPFLSCNLGAEQPLLDADVIGLGGNRDPAAPFFDTVTVEGDVVVPVDLINIGHWLRLLLGAPTTTGTNPNFTHTFGSGAATLPSQAIEIGYPDVPSYDVCAGVRADALEIDFSPTGPATATIKLIAQGSTRSGSSSGGTPVSAAYTAFNKAQGSISRAGSALAQVTGARLAYSNTVEAVRTIRADRKIEGADPGIARATGQITARFADTTLLTQAQNGTAAEFGFAFTIDANRSLTFTLHEVYLALAKTPIDGPAGVEATFEFRAAFNATATRMMTTVLKNQQAGTEYA, via the coding sequence ATGCCCCGTGCCATCGGCGCGAACTCGCGCCTGCTCATGATCCCCGAGGACACCTATGGCACCGCACCAGGCGGCAACTGGCGGCGCGTGCCCTTTCTCTCCTGCAACCTCGGCGCCGAGCAGCCGCTGCTGGATGCGGACGTCATCGGCCTCGGCGGCAATCGCGATCCCGCCGCGCCGTTCTTCGACACGGTCACCGTCGAGGGCGACGTCGTCGTGCCGGTGGACCTGATCAACATCGGGCATTGGCTGCGCCTGCTGCTCGGCGCGCCGACCACCACCGGCACCAACCCGAACTTCACACACACTTTCGGCTCCGGCGCGGCGACGCTGCCCTCGCAGGCGATCGAAATTGGCTACCCCGACGTGCCGAGCTACGACGTCTGCGCTGGGGTCCGTGCGGACGCGCTGGAGATCGACTTCTCGCCGACCGGGCCGGCGACGGCCACGATCAAGCTGATCGCCCAGGGCTCGACGCGCTCGGGCTCGTCCTCGGGCGGCACGCCGGTCTCGGCCGCCTACACCGCCTTCAACAAGGCGCAGGGCTCGATAAGCCGCGCTGGCTCGGCGCTGGCGCAGGTCACCGGCGCGCGCCTCGCTTACTCGAACACCGTGGAGGCGGTGCGCACCATCCGCGCCGACCGCAAGATCGAGGGCGCGGATCCCGGCATCGCGCGCGCCACCGGCCAGATCACCGCTCGCTTCGCCGATACCACGCTGCTGACGCAGGCGCAGAACGGCACGGCAGCGGAGTTCGGCTTTGCGTTCACCATCGACGCCAACCGCAGCCTCACCTTCACGCTGCATGAGGTCTACCTGGCGCTGGCGAAGACGCCGATCGACGGGCCGGCTGGCGTCGAGGCGACCTTCGAGTTCCGCGCGGCCTTCAACGCGACGGCGACGCGCATGATGACCACCGTGCTGAAGAACCAGCAGGCGGGGACGGAGTATGCTTAG
- a CDS encoding carbohydrate ABC transporter permease — protein sequence MSEAVVRARPFVAARGEGWAGWMLCLPAVLSYLLLLLLPTLAAVLLAFTDYELGAPALNWIGLGNFQELLGDRGFRISLRNTLVYVGIVAPVSIAGALGLALLIEAATRGRALFRAVFFLPVVSLPVAMATAWQYLLHPTIGPLNAALAQIGLAGPAWLTSSDTVLLSLAFIGIWEAIGFNLVLFLAGLTAIPRELHQAAEVDGVTSAWERFRLVTWPLLGPTTLFVVTITMIRSVRVFDSVAVLTQGGPNRASEVLLYTMYTEGFTFFRLGYSAAITLVFLVIVLGLMLLQTRVLDKRVHYG from the coding sequence ATGTCTGAGGCGGTGGTACGCGCGCGCCCGTTTGTCGCGGCGCGTGGCGAGGGCTGGGCGGGCTGGATGCTCTGCCTGCCGGCCGTGCTGTCCTACCTGTTGCTGCTGCTGCTGCCCACGCTGGCGGCCGTGCTGCTGGCCTTCACCGATTATGAGCTGGGCGCGCCGGCGCTGAACTGGATCGGCCTGGGCAATTTCCAGGAATTGCTGGGCGACCGGGGCTTCCGCATCTCGCTGCGCAACACCCTCGTCTATGTGGGCATCGTGGCCCCCGTTTCCATCGCGGGCGCGCTGGGCCTCGCCCTGCTGATCGAGGCCGCCACGCGCGGCCGCGCCCTGTTCCGCGCGGTGTTCTTCCTGCCCGTGGTCTCGCTGCCCGTGGCGATGGCGACCGCCTGGCAATACCTGCTGCACCCGACCATCGGGCCGCTGAACGCGGCGCTGGCGCAGATCGGCCTCGCCGGCCCGGCCTGGCTGACCTCCTCCGACACGGTGCTGCTCAGCCTCGCCTTCATCGGCATCTGGGAAGCCATCGGCTTCAACCTGGTGCTCTTCCTGGCCGGCCTCACCGCCATCCCGCGCGAGCTGCACCAGGCGGCCGAGGTGGATGGCGTGACCTCGGCCTGGGAACGCTTCCGCCTGGTCACCTGGCCGCTGCTCGGCCCCACCACGCTGTTCGTGGTCACCATCACCATGATCCGCTCCGTGCGGGTCTTCGACAGTGTCGCGGTGCTGACCCAGGGCGGGCCGAACCGGGCGTCGGAGGTGCTGCTCTACACCATGTACACCGAAGGCTTCACCTTCTTCCGCCTGGGCTATTCGGCGGCGATCACGCTGGTGTTCCTCGTCATCGTGCTGGGGCTGATGCTGCTGCAGACCCGGGTGCTGGACAAGCGGGTGCATTATGGCTGA
- a CDS encoding helix-turn-helix domain-containing protein, with translation MGKSLGMKIAELSPDAQRRVSERTAELVSQELAIRDLRKAMAKTQVQIARKLDVGQVAVSRIEKRSDLMISTLRGYLRAMGADLELRAVFKDRPPVKLAGFSELGQLPTKPVAKPSRSSGPTTPKRQSTRQQSTRQMRRVPVEA, from the coding sequence ATGGGCAAGTCACTCGGAATGAAGATCGCGGAGCTCTCGCCCGACGCTCAGCGGCGCGTCAGCGAGCGAACCGCGGAACTCGTGAGCCAGGAGCTCGCAATCCGGGACCTCCGCAAGGCCATGGCGAAGACTCAGGTCCAGATCGCCCGTAAGCTTGATGTCGGGCAGGTCGCGGTGTCGCGTATCGAGAAGCGCAGCGATCTGATGATCTCTACGCTGCGCGGCTATCTGCGGGCGATGGGTGCCGACCTTGAGCTGCGCGCTGTGTTCAAGGACCGCCCGCCGGTGAAGCTCGCTGGCTTTTCGGAGCTCGGCCAATTACCCACCAAGCCCGTTGCCAAGCCGTCTAGGTCGTCGGGGCCCACGACACCAAAGCGGCAGAGCACGCGTCAGCAGAGCACGCGTCAAATGAGGCGTGTCCCCGTCGAAGCCTAG
- a CDS encoding IS5 family transposase (programmed frameshift), whose translation MAWTAEHRRAADRRGLRYPSDLTDAEWALVAPLIRPAKHGGRPRRVDVREVLNAVFYVLSTGCQWSALPKDLPPKSTVWDYFSRWEWEGTIERLHHVLFVAVREQAGREASPTTAIIDSQTAKAAQKGGSTLDPSGYDAGKKIVGRKRHLLTDTLGLLLGVVVHPASVQDRDGAEPLLRQARRLFPFVERIIGDAGYGGPKMAAVVARTGLWKMEIVRRCDRHKFVVLPKRWIVERTIGWISRNRRLARDFERHCRIAAAFVRMAMIRIMLRRLAPRRSA comes from the exons ATGGCGTGGACGGCGGAGCATCGACGTGCGGCGGATCGGCGCGGGCTGCGTTACCCCTCTGACCTGACGGATGCGGAATGGGCGCTGGTGGCGCCGCTGATCCGACCCGCGAAGCACGGAGGCAGGCCGCGCAGGGTGGATGTGCGCGAGGTGCTGAACGCGGTGTTCTATGTGCTCTCGACCGGCTGCCAGTGGAGCGCGCTGCCGAAGGACCTGCCGCCGAAGAGCACGGTGTGGGACTACTTCTCGCGCTGGGAGTGGGAAGGGACCATCGAGCGCCTGCACCACGTGCTCTTTGTCGCGGTGCGCGAGCAGGCAGGCCGTGAGGCCAGCCCTACGACGGCGATCATCGACAGCCAGACGGCAAAGGCGGCGCAAAAGG GGGGCTCTACGCTTGATCCGTCCGGCTATGACGCGGGCAAGAAGATCGTCGGCCGCAAGCGTCACCTGCTGACCGATACGCTGGGCTTGCTGCTCGGTGTGGTTGTTCACCCAGCCAGCGTGCAAGACCGCGACGGCGCCGAGCCGCTGCTGCGCCAGGCGCGCAGGCTGTTCCCCTTTGTCGAGCGCATCATCGGCGATGCGGGCTATGGGGGGCCGAAGATGGCTGCTGTCGTTGCCCGCACCGGATTGTGGAAGATGGAGATCGTCCGCCGCTGCGACAGGCACAAATTCGTCGTGCTGCCGAAGCGCTGGATCGTGGAGCGCACCATCGGCTGGATCAGCCGCAACCGACGGCTGGCCCGCGATTTCGAGCGCCACTGCCGTATCGCTGCCGCCTTCGTGCGCATGGCCATGATCCGCATCATGCTTCGGCGTCTGGCCCCAAGACGCTCAGCGTGA
- a CDS encoding DUF6441 family protein: MRLSAIVGDLRKALTEEVRAGERAASRAVRAETDALKGELRGQVTGSLGGKARGIANAWRSQVFPRTGVSMRAAGLVWSKTPLVIDAFERGALIRPKGGGRFLAIATGFNAARGWRGRGDKGLRVTPAQMVASGQGFLRPFRSGRGFVWCLPLRQGTATGRRRRTRLIAGGVAEVGTANRKGREAWARGLLEQGMVPMFLLLPQVKLAKRLDVRGASLRALRRLPRRFVAAWKAEAGRSG, from the coding sequence ATGCGCCTCTCCGCCATCGTCGGTGACCTCCGCAAGGCGCTCACGGAGGAGGTCCGCGCCGGTGAGCGCGCCGCCTCCCGCGCCGTGCGCGCCGAGACCGACGCGCTCAAGGGGGAGCTCCGCGGCCAGGTCACGGGCTCGCTCGGCGGCAAGGCGCGCGGCATCGCCAATGCCTGGCGCTCGCAGGTCTTCCCGCGGACCGGCGTGTCGATGCGCGCCGCCGGCCTGGTCTGGAGCAAGACCCCGCTGGTGATCGACGCCTTCGAGCGCGGGGCGCTGATCCGGCCGAAGGGCGGGGGGCGGTTCCTGGCGATCGCCACCGGCTTCAACGCGGCCCGCGGCTGGCGCGGCCGGGGCGACAAGGGGCTGCGCGTCACGCCGGCTCAGATGGTCGCCTCCGGCCAGGGCTTCCTCCGGCCGTTCCGCTCGGGGCGGGGCTTCGTCTGGTGCCTGCCGCTGCGCCAGGGCACGGCAACGGGCCGGCGCCGGCGCACCCGCCTCATCGCCGGCGGCGTCGCCGAGGTCGGCACCGCGAACCGGAAGGGCCGCGAGGCCTGGGCCCGCGGCCTACTCGAACAGGGGATGGTGCCGATGTTCCTGCTGCTGCCACAGGTGAAGCTGGCCAAGCGCCTCGACGTGCGCGGGGCATCGCTCCGCGCTCTGCGGCGCCTGCCGCGGCGCTTCGTGGCGGCCTGGAAAGCCGAAGCGGGGAGGTCCGGGTGA
- a CDS encoding type II toxin-antitoxin system RelE/ParE family toxin, protein MAAWEVEFHDRFEAEFDEWPEAVREELLAQAGLLAAFGPSLGRPHADTLDGSAYANIKELRFAAADGVWRVAFAFDPNRRAILLVGGDKSGGSEKRFYRSLIRRADERFAEHLASLKPPKKSR, encoded by the coding sequence GTGGCCGCCTGGGAAGTCGAGTTCCACGATCGGTTCGAGGCCGAATTCGACGAATGGCCAGAGGCTGTTCGGGAGGAACTTCTGGCGCAGGCGGGGCTGCTGGCCGCGTTTGGTCCATCTCTCGGGCGGCCTCATGCGGATACGCTCGACGGCTCGGCCTACGCGAACATAAAGGAGCTTCGGTTTGCGGCCGCCGATGGTGTGTGGCGGGTAGCTTTCGCTTTTGATCCAAACCGGCGGGCAATCCTGCTCGTGGGGGGCGACAAGTCCGGCGGGTCGGAGAAGCGATTTTACAGGTCGCTCATCCGGCGCGCCGACGAGCGCTTTGCGGAGCACTTGGCTTCTCTGAAGCCGCCAAAGAAATCGAGGTAA
- a CDS encoding ABC transporter ATP-binding protein: MAGIVISGVRKRFGEVQALRDVSISVAPGEFLALVGPSGCGKTTLMRIVAGIERQDAGSVVIGGREVGGLRAADRDVAMVFQSYALYPHLTVGENIAVPLTMRRLSTWQRLPLMGRFWPGARTARAGIAADAAAAAEALGLGAMLGRRPAQLSGGQRQRVALARAIVRSPKAFLMDEPLSNLDAALRVQTRREIVDIHRRVGATTLYVTHDQSEALTMADRVAVMQAGEILQVDTPARIYTDPADLRVATFIGSPRINTLPAEIRADGLVTVAGAAMDLRAEGGMGEATLALRPEDLRPDPAGPLSVVAEHLEFLGECTLLHARHAGLGTPITLRLPPGATAPEGPFRLGFAAHRALVFGADGRRRAARVLEAAHV, from the coding sequence ATGGCAGGGATCGTCATCAGCGGCGTGCGGAAACGCTTTGGCGAGGTGCAGGCGCTGCGCGACGTCTCGATCTCGGTGGCGCCCGGCGAATTCCTGGCCCTGGTGGGCCCCTCCGGCTGCGGCAAGACCACGCTGATGCGCATCGTGGCCGGCATCGAGCGGCAGGATGCGGGCAGCGTCGTCATCGGCGGGCGCGAGGTGGGCGGGCTGCGCGCCGCCGACCGCGATGTCGCCATGGTGTTCCAATCCTACGCGCTCTACCCGCATCTCACCGTGGGGGAGAACATCGCCGTGCCGCTCACCATGCGGCGGCTGTCCACCTGGCAGCGCCTGCCGCTGATGGGGCGGTTCTGGCCAGGCGCGCGCACCGCCCGCGCCGGCATCGCCGCCGATGCGGCGGCAGCCGCCGAGGCGCTGGGGCTGGGCGCCATGCTGGGCCGCCGCCCGGCGCAGCTTTCGGGCGGGCAGCGGCAGCGCGTGGCACTTGCCAGGGCGATCGTCCGCAGCCCCAAGGCGTTCCTGATGGACGAGCCGCTGTCCAACCTCGACGCCGCGCTGCGCGTGCAGACCCGGCGCGAGATCGTGGACATCCACCGCCGCGTCGGCGCCACCACCCTCTACGTGACGCATGACCAGTCCGAGGCGCTGACCATGGCGGACCGCGTCGCCGTCATGCAGGCGGGCGAGATCCTGCAGGTGGACACGCCCGCGCGCATCTACACCGACCCCGCCGATTTGCGGGTGGCCACCTTCATCGGCTCGCCGCGCATCAACACGCTGCCGGCGGAAATCCGGGCCGACGGGCTGGTGACGGTGGCCGGCGCCGCGATGGATCTTCGCGCGGAGGGCGGCATGGGCGAGGCCACGCTGGCGCTGCGCCCCGAGGACCTCCGCCCCGACCCCGCCGGCCCCCTCTCGGTGGTGGCCGAGCATCTGGAATTCCTGGGCGAATGCACCCTGCTGCATGCGCGCCATGCGGGCCTGGGCACGCCGATCACGCTGCGCCTGCCGCCTGGTGCCACGGCCCCCGAGGGCCCCTTCCGCCTGGGCTTCGCCGCGCACCGCGCGCTGGTCTTCGGCGCCGATGGCCGCCGCCGCGCCGCAAGGGTGCTGGAAGCCGCGCATGTCTGA
- a CDS encoding macro domain-containing protein: MIEFTRGDMFTMAADARVNTVNCKGVMGAGVALAFKQRFPDMFKDYQRACRSGAVKPGKLHVWRNLSGDWVINFPTKRDWREQSRYEDIEAGLDALREYLKPHGPITVALPALGCGNGGLDWTRVSSMIKERLSDIEARILVFEPADSHTAEAKAQAEPTPDEIRALRNLGFEYGPLTALPCANGKPTRASYRGDMRALSGKWIALMPARSPSDREQAALRAVARQLCQAPDAATVALVHATRATEQVAEAFRQEGVPVVMILPFGPLTRQKIFDAATSKSSSMVTTLSLAAPSESWSRQLFVQAMSFLRARAAGVLISDPDPDWLSSGLAASLGEVPVFYIRYEANSHIAARLQNAGARPIGRKAETGEPNIDALLAASKAANNSAGEATPAAEDDAVTGRGQRADDAAESPGQPSEPGGAPDFYALFVQRLGELTAGKAMPSEEIAASLALEKAQVAAWLKRGVAEGRIQKQLKPPRYKLAMPRYGQASLFGAP; the protein is encoded by the coding sequence ATGATCGAGTTCACCCGGGGAGACATGTTCACGATGGCGGCCGACGCCCGCGTGAACACTGTGAACTGCAAGGGCGTTATGGGAGCCGGGGTCGCGCTGGCGTTCAAGCAACGTTTTCCAGACATGTTTAAGGATTACCAACGAGCTTGCCGCAGTGGTGCTGTGAAGCCAGGCAAGCTTCATGTATGGCGAAATCTTTCCGGCGACTGGGTGATCAACTTCCCCACAAAGCGGGACTGGCGCGAGCAGTCGCGCTACGAAGACATAGAGGCTGGCCTCGACGCGCTCCGCGAGTACCTCAAGCCGCATGGTCCCATCACGGTCGCATTACCGGCTTTAGGCTGTGGGAACGGCGGTCTCGACTGGACACGCGTGTCATCGATGATCAAGGAAAGGCTGTCCGACATCGAGGCTCGTATCCTCGTTTTCGAACCCGCAGACTCGCACACCGCAGAAGCCAAGGCTCAAGCCGAACCGACACCTGACGAAATCCGAGCGCTGCGCAATTTGGGCTTTGAGTATGGGCCGCTGACCGCGTTGCCGTGTGCCAACGGGAAGCCTACTCGCGCCTCTTACAGAGGCGACATGCGCGCACTGTCTGGCAAGTGGATCGCCTTAATGCCAGCGAGATCACCATCTGATCGTGAGCAGGCCGCGCTGCGCGCGGTCGCGCGACAGCTTTGTCAGGCACCCGACGCCGCCACCGTCGCGCTTGTCCACGCGACTCGCGCGACAGAGCAGGTGGCAGAAGCCTTCCGGCAGGAGGGGGTGCCGGTCGTTATGATCTTGCCGTTCGGCCCGCTGACGAGACAGAAGATTTTTGACGCCGCTACGAGTAAATCCAGCTCGATGGTGACAACACTATCCCTCGCGGCTCCAAGCGAAAGCTGGAGTCGTCAACTCTTCGTCCAAGCGATGAGCTTTCTTCGTGCTAGAGCGGCCGGTGTACTTATTTCCGACCCCGATCCGGATTGGCTCAGCAGCGGGTTGGCTGCGTCGCTTGGAGAAGTGCCGGTCTTTTACATCCGCTATGAGGCGAACTCGCACATTGCCGCGCGCCTTCAAAATGCAGGCGCTCGGCCGATAGGGCGCAAAGCAGAGACAGGAGAACCGAACATCGATGCACTGCTAGCGGCGTCCAAAGCCGCGAACAACTCAGCTGGCGAGGCGACGCCAGCGGCGGAGGATGACGCGGTAACCGGCAGAGGCCAGCGGGCAGACGACGCAGCCGAGTCTCCGGGACAGCCTAGCGAACCCGGGGGCGCACCGGACTTCTACGCGCTATTCGTGCAGCGCCTGGGCGAGCTGACGGCCGGTAAGGCGATGCCGAGTGAGGAGATCGCTGCCAGCCTAGCTTTGGAGAAGGCGCAGGTTGCGGCTTGGCTCAAGCGCGGCGTCGCCGAGGGGCGGATCCAGAAACAACTCAAGCCGCCGAGGTATAAGCTTGCGATGCCCCGCTATGGCCAAGCGTCCCTGTTCGGCGCGCCTTGA